One part of the Tachysurus vachellii isolate PV-2020 chromosome 6, HZAU_Pvac_v1, whole genome shotgun sequence genome encodes these proteins:
- the dnajc12 gene encoding dnaJ homolog subfamily C member 12 isoform X2 produces MLHCRDGIGQTEQIMAEYKVRALSCHPDKQPENPEAAQDFQKLQQAKEILTDETKRKKYDYWLRSGITVPFSEFQALSDTVKMSMHWALKNKKEPMLESAKDTDEFQAGHSETQVPKEGITSIEELSSSGYWRHGFRRTGGTPSRLLEKFRNYQI; encoded by the exons atgcttcactgtagggATGGCATTGGCCAG ACTGAACAAATTATGGCAGAGTATAAAGTGAGGGCCCTGTCTTGCCACCCTGACAAACAACCAGAAAATCCTGAAGCAG CACAAGACTTTCAAAAGTTACAACAGGCCAAAGAAATTCtcacagatgagaccaaaagaaaaaaatatgactACTGGTTGAGAAGTGGCATCACTGTGCCATTCAGTGAATTCCAGGCATTGAGTGATACAGTTAAAATG TCAATGCATTGGGcccttaaaaacaaaaaggagcCAATGCTAGAATCAGCAAAAGATACAGATGAATTCCAAGCTGGTCATTCAGAAACACAAGTTCCAAAAGAGGGGATAACATCTATTGAAGAACTTTCTTCAA GTGGTTATTGGCGTCACGGCTTTCGACGTACAGGTGGTACTCCTTCAAGACTCTTGGAAAAGTTTAGAAATTATCAAATATGA
- the dnajc12 gene encoding dnaJ homolog subfamily C member 12 isoform X1 → METIINCKIEHLEDYYGLLGCNELSTTEQIMAEYKVRALSCHPDKQPENPEAAQDFQKLQQAKEILTDETKRKKYDYWLRSGITVPFSEFQALSDTVKMSMHWALKNKKEPMLESAKDTDEFQAGHSETQVPKEGITSIEELSSSGYWRHGFRRTGGTPSRLLEKFRNYQI, encoded by the exons ATGGAAACgataataaattgtaaaatagaACATCTGGAAGATTATTACGGCTTGCTTGGGTGCAATGAGCTGTCAACG ACTGAACAAATTATGGCAGAGTATAAAGTGAGGGCCCTGTCTTGCCACCCTGACAAACAACCAGAAAATCCTGAAGCAG CACAAGACTTTCAAAAGTTACAACAGGCCAAAGAAATTCtcacagatgagaccaaaagaaaaaaatatgactACTGGTTGAGAAGTGGCATCACTGTGCCATTCAGTGAATTCCAGGCATTGAGTGATACAGTTAAAATG TCAATGCATTGGGcccttaaaaacaaaaaggagcCAATGCTAGAATCAGCAAAAGATACAGATGAATTCCAAGCTGGTCATTCAGAAACACAAGTTCCAAAAGAGGGGATAACATCTATTGAAGAACTTTCTTCAA GTGGTTATTGGCGTCACGGCTTTCGACGTACAGGTGGTACTCCTTCAAGACTCTTGGAAAAGTTTAGAAATTATCAAATATGA